In one window of Nicotiana tabacum cultivar K326 chromosome 12, ASM71507v2, whole genome shotgun sequence DNA:
- the LOC107786347 gene encoding uncharacterized protein LOC107786347 yields the protein MWGFIVPFNPINTHHHHPLLLILSNPCFLHLFHTFFTLLLLPFLTLVSVPNLFSFLFSFVYIIFHFLTRYYYHLIPSFIMLSMEEILCELSREDMNNEKGLPPGFRFHPTDEELITFYLASKVFNGTFCGIQIAEVDLNRCEPWELPEVAKMGEREWYFFSLRDRKYPTGLRTNRATGAGYWKATGKDREVYSATNGALLGMKKTLVFYKGRAPKGEKTKWVMHEYRLDGDFSYRYSSKEEWVICRILHKIGEKKNPIYQAAGQNYGYPTSLKTWPSSSFLNTATSAEAAPNPILAETPNPKTTTTTHWQESFQISQNSMQSLHNFYLFHHQENDLMKSLFNPINVSQTNLFPINNSVLSSATSFSTSQSTKKYKEDINKNSSLSSFLVSNSKKNEKHQVPLMQANTTMKTEASFSPYSGCYNDQNPMATNFGMNNSTDWSLVGIEGMHFNGGCTQSQMVLDHMHCPIKIAAESWPLDL from the exons ATGTGGGGTTTCATAGTCCCTTTCAATCCCATTAATACTCATCACCACCACCCCCTCCTCTTAATTCTATCCAATCCTTGTTTTCTCCACTTGTTCCATACTTTCTTTACTCTTCTCTTACTTCCCTTTCTCACTTTGGTTTCAGTGcctaatttgttttcttttcttttctcttttgtatATATAATCTTCCACTTCCTAACCAGGTACTACTATCACTTAATACCATCATTCATCATGTTGTCAATGGAAGAAATATTGTGTGAACTAAGTAGAGAAGACATGAATAATGAGAAAGGTCTACCACCTGGTTTTAGGTTTCATCCTACTGATGAAGAGCTTATCACTTTCTACCTTGCCTCTAAGGTTTTTAACGGCACCTTTTGTGGTATTCAGATTGCTGAAGTTGATCTCAACAGATGTGAGCCCTGGGAACTTCCAg AAGTGGCAAAGATGGGGGAAAGAGAATGGTATTTCTTTAGCTTAAGGGACAGAAAATACCCAACCGGACTAAGAACAAACCGGGCAACAGGAGCTGGTTATTGGAAAGCTACAGGAAAAGATAGAGAAGTGTACAGTGCAACAAATGGAGCACTCCTTGGGATGAAGAAAACATTGGTTTTTTACAAAGGAAGAGCACCAAAGGGTGAGAAAACCAAATGGGTTATGCATGAATATCGTCTTGACGGCGATTTTTCCTACCGTTACTCTTCTAAG GAGGAATGGGTGATATGCAGAATACTACACAAAATAGGGGAGAAGAAAAATCCAATATACCAAGCTGCAGGACAAAACTATGGCTACCCTACAAGCTTGAAAACATGGCCATCATCATCTTTTCttaacacagcaacatcagcagaaGCAGCTCCAAATCCTATATTGGCTGAAACACCAAATCCAAAAACCACAACAACTACACATTGGCAAGAATCATTCCAAATATCACAAAACTCAATGCAATCACTGCACAACTTTTATCTATTTCACCACCAAGAAAACGACCttatgaaatccctcttcaacccCATTAATGTTTCCCAAACAAACCTCTTCCCAATAAATAATAGTGTCCTTTCTTCTGCTACCTCCTTTTCTACATCCCAAAGcacaaaaaaatacaaagaagACATAAACAAAAACTCGTCACTATCATCTTTCCTCGTTAGcaattcaaagaaaaatgaaaaacatcAAGTCCCACTCATGCAGGCTAACACAACAATGAAAACAGAAGCCAGTTTTTCACCATATTCTGGTTGTTACAATGATCAAAACCCTATGGCTACGAATTTTGGTATGAATAATTCAACAGATTGGAGTTTAGTAGGCATAGAAGGGATGCATTTTAATGGTGGATGTACTCAGTCTCAGATGGTGTTGGATCACATGCATTGTCCCATCAAAATAGCTGCAGAATCTTGGCCTCTTGATctctaa